A window of Ictidomys tridecemlineatus isolate mIctTri1 chromosome 1, mIctTri1.hap1, whole genome shotgun sequence contains these coding sequences:
- the Nkx6-2 gene encoding homeobox protein Nkx-6.2, with protein sequence MDANRPGAFVLSSAPLAALHNMAEMKTSLFPYALQGPAGFKAPALGGLGTQLPLGTPHGISDILGRPVGAAGGGLLGGLPRLNGLASSAGVYFGPAAAVARGYPKPLAELPGRPPIFWPGVVQGSPWRDPRLAGSAQAGGVLDKDGKKKHSRPTFSGQQIFALEKTFEQTKYLAGPERARLAYSLGMTESQVKVWFQNRRTKWRKRHAAEMASAKKKQDSDAEKLKVGGSDAEDDDEYNRPLDPNSDDEKITRLLKKHKPSNLALVSPCGGAGDAL encoded by the exons ATGGACGCTAACCGCCCGGGCGCGTTTGTGCTGAGCAGCGCGCCGCTGGCTGCGCTGCACAACATGGCCGAAATGAAGACGTCGCTGTTCCCGTACGCGCTGCAGGGCCCGGCAGGCTTCAAGGCGCCCGCGCTGGGAGGCCTTGGCACGCAGTTGCCGCTGGGCACCCCGCACGGCATCAGCGACATCCTGGGGCGGCCAGTGGGCGCAGCGGGCGGCGGCCTCTTGGGCGGCCTGCCCCGCCTCAATGGGCTGGCCTCGTCGGCCGGCGTCTACTTTGGGCCCGCGGCCGCCGTGGCGCGCGGCTACCCCAAGCCTCTGGCCGAGTTGCCCGGGCGCCCGCCTATTTTCTGGCCCGGCGTGGTGCAGGGCTCACCCTGGAGGGACCCGCGCCTGGCCGGCTCGG CCCAAGCCGGCGGGGTGCTGGACAAGGACGGTAAGAAGAAACACTCGAGGCCGACCTTCTCTGGCCAGCAGATCTTCGCGCTGGAGAAGACCTTCGAGCAGACTAAGTACCTGGCGGGCCCAGAGCGCGCGCGGCTCGCCTACTCCCTGGGCATGACCGAGAGCCAGGTGAAG GTGTGGTTTCAGAACCGCAGGACCAAGTGGCGCAAGCGGCACGCGGCGGAGATGGCGTCGGCCAAGAAGAAGCAGGACTCCGACGCAGAGAAGCTGAAGGTGGGCGGCTCGGACGCGGAGGACGATGACGAGTACAACCGGCCCCTGGACCCCAACTCGGACGATGAGAAGATCACGCGGCTGCTCAAGAAGCACAAACCCTCGAACTTGGCGCTGGTCAGCCCATGCGGCGGCGCGGGGGACGCCTTGTGA